The Patescibacteria group bacterium genomic interval TGAAGTCAACGGAGGTATCAAAATCGTATTTTACAGGGACACCGCTATCGGAAGTCCTGCTCTGTACTTCTTGGCGATCAATAGTTTTTGCCATGTAATACAATAGCAACGATTTTCCGGTTGATTTGCCACCAATTATGGTCGTAAGATTTTGATTAATCTCAATAGGGTCGCTTCCAAACTTTACATCACCGGTATTGTCTAAGAATCGAACCTTATCAATAACAAAATAAGATTTTTTCTCTCCCGGTTTTTGAGGTCCGATAAAAATACGCTGTTCTGGCTCAAAAACAATCTGCTTCAAACCCTCAAATGTTGGATCGGCTTTTATCCATAATAAATTGCTATCTTGATCAGCCTTGCCAAGATCACGCAACGATCTAGCGTCCGAGCTTATGTGCGAACAGAATTTGGATGTAAGCGTGCTATTTGTTTTTATATAGTCCGATACAGCAACCGATGATTGATTGTGCTGGGACTGTAAGAGGTTAACTTTTTGATGATTGAATATGTCTGCCAAATGTGTTCGGTCTGTTGCTGTGCGTTCCTGAAAAAGACCATTATTGCTATTGCAGTGAGGATAAATTATGATGCCTCCGTTTTTCTTAACCTCGTCGATTATTTCCTTAATGTCAGTGCTTGTTGTAGTAAGAACGCCAGAACTATTTGTTCTGTTATTAATGCCAAATTTTATTAAAAAAGCTTGGATGCCAGCTGAAAAAGTCTCTTTTTCGTAGAGTTTATTTGGAAAAAACAACAACATGTGGATGCCCTGACAATTAATCTCTACCCCAGGGATTATTTTGCATCGTGACTGCTTGGAATACTCTATAAAAGAATCGAGCAGACAGTCATCAAAATAATTGTGATCAGTGATCCCGATGCAGTCTAATTCTGGATTGAAGACATCGACAAAAGCAAAATAGTTTCTAACATGATTAGTGCATCGTTCCTTTTTATCAATTTTTGTATCATTAAAATAAGCCTTTGAATCATAGAGCAATGCATTGGCTTCACCTCCAACTTTAGTGATGTATTGTTGCCAACCGGTTGTGTTTCCCTTTTTCAACTCTTCTGAATAATCTCCAAGCTGGATGTAATTGTCATCCAAAATAGTCTGGGTTTGCAAATCCCACTTTCTCCATGTCGACCCTTTTGGATAAGGAAAATTACTCATAAAATTATTTGTTAAAAAGTTCTACAGGATTGATTTTGAATTGCAACATCTTTGCGGAATCTCGACCACCATCTCCACCCTTTCTTTGCATGCCAATTTTACCAATTTTCAAACTACCTTGTGGAGTAATTCTAACTTCGCCTTCTGCGAACACATTCATTGCGTGATTTATTGATTTTAATACCCATCTGCTTTCGTCTTTTGATTTTAACACTACAAGCATCCAACCGGCTGAAAATTTTCCTCTTCCTTTTAGAATGTCCGAAACTACGAGAATTTTATTTTTTGTAAAAAAATCGATTATTTTATTTTGTACTGCCTTGTTCATTTCATCCAAAAATAGTCTTCGGGAATCTCGTAATCCGTCTGTATTTTCTGGGAGAATCTCGCCGGTAAATTGCTTTAGTGCTCTCGCCAAATCAGAAGGAATTTCCCACATTTCAATATAATTTTCTACCCATCTTTTATCAACCTGATTAAATCCTTGTGGATTACTGACAAGTTTTATTGAAATATTTTCAGCCGAAATCGCTTTTTTCAAATAGATCGTAATTTGAACTTGGACATCGGTTTTATAGCCGTGCAATTTTATTGCTTCGACCCTCTCTATTTCCTTAATCGGATAACCCATAGTCTCTAACCACTTTTGAGCATCTTCATCAGTTTTCCAGTTGTTAAATTTTTCAACGACATCATCTTCGTTTCTAAAACCACCCCTAGCAGTGTTTGATCCTAAAAGGATCGCTTTCTTTAGATCTTTATTTATAGGCATATTATTTTTCTATTGTTAAAATTATCTGTTTCATAATTTGCTTCAAGACTGGCACGACCACACTATTGCCAAATTGCTTGTAAGCTTGGGTTTTATTCACCGGCACTTTAAAGTTTTCGGGGAATCCCATTACTCTTGAACACTCCTTGGGAGTAAGTTTTCTTACCTTACCATTTATAAGATAAGCTCCGGTTCTACTACCAGCACCTCCTCCGTACGCTGAAAATGTTATTGCGTGTCCGAGGTCGCTATAAATTCGTTCACCTTGACCGCCATTATTTATTGTGCCAATTCGTATCGGTCCTTGCGGATAATTTCCAAAAATATCGGCTGTTATATTTTTTTCTCTAATTTTTATGTCATCTCTTTTTATCACATATGGAGCCGCCTCTTTGTCGTCAACAAGATAATCCCGAAGCTTTACTGATTTGTTGACTGGCAACGGGAAAGAAAAATCATCTATATCTAAATCCTTTCTAAAACAAATAATATAGACTCTCTCTCTTGATGTGGGGGCACCATACTGACTCGCATTCAAAACTTTATAAAAAACATTGTAGTTAAGATCATCAAGGGTTTTCTTTATCACCTCTAATGTTTGTCCATTATTGTGTTTTGCAAAATTTTTAACATTTTCTAAAAACAAAATTTCTGGTTTATGATATTTCGCAATCCTCGCTACATCAAAAAATAATGTTCCTCTCGTGTCTTCAAAACCTCGTTGTTTACCTGATATACTAAAAGCCTGACATGGAAATCCTGCACAAATAATATTATGTTTTGGAATCTTCTTCTCATCTA includes:
- a CDS encoding type II restriction endonuclease, producing the protein MPINKDLKKAILLGSNTARGGFRNEDDVVEKFNNWKTDEDAQKWLETMGYPIKEIERVEAIKLHGYKTDVQVQITIYLKKAISAENISIKLVSNPQGFNQVDKRWVENYIEMWEIPSDLARALKQFTGEILPENTDGLRDSRRLFLDEMNKAVQNKIIDFFTKNKILVVSDILKGRGKFSAGWMLVVLKSKDESRWVLKSINHAMNVFAEGEVRITPQGSLKIGKIGMQRKGGDGGRDSAKMLQFKINPVELFNK
- a CDS encoding DNA cytosine methyltransferase, whose amino-acid sequence is MLKKKFDIKKAKFIDLFAGIGGFRYALESHGLECVYTSEWDKYAQMTYEANFGETPDGDITKVDEKKIPKHNIICAGFPCQAFSISGKQRGFEDTRGTLFFDVARIAKYHKPEILFLENVKNFAKHNNGQTLEVIKKTLDDLNYNVFYKVLNASQYGAPTSRERVYIICFRKDLDIDDFSFPLPVNKSVKLRDYLVDDKEAAPYVIKRDDIKIREKNITADIFGNYPQGPIRIGTINNGGQGERIYSDLGHAITFSAYGGGAGSRTGAYLINGKVRKLTPKECSRVMGFPENFKVPVNKTQAYKQFGNSVVVPVLKQIMKQIILTIEK